In Klebsiella aerogenes, the DNA window GTTTGAATCAACACCGGCTTGCCGGCAAGCGGCTGCTCCGGCAGGCGCGAGAGCCAGTCGATGGCATTCTTCAGGCCGCCCGGAACGGAATAGTTATATTCCGGGGTAACGATCACCACGCCGTCCGCGGCGCGGATTTGTTTGGCGATCTCCTGCAGGCTCTGCGGGAACCCCTCTTCCTGCTGGATATCGGCATCGTATAGCGGAATATCGCCGATTGATGGCAGCGCGGAGATTTCCATGCCCGCAGGCGCAATGCCTGGCAGCGTGCGCGCAACCATGGCGTTAAAAGAACCTTTGCGCAGACTTCCGAGTAACGTAACAACTTTCAACGTATCAGACATGAGTGCTCCTTTGCATCATGATGGCCGGCTAAACCGGTCAGTTGAGGGAGAATGCTTTTTCTACCGGTAGGCTGGTGAAGCGCATCAGGCGCGCATCGGTCTCTTTCGCCCGCGTTTGCGCATCAGGCAGGCAATGCCAACCCTCTTTGCCATCGAATTCCCAGACCTTCAGCGGGCCGATATTCGGGGTGACGGCAACTGACCACACCAGCAGCGTTTCTGCATCACAGATGGCTTCGATCGGCTGGGTTCCGGCGGTACGTAAGCGGCCGGCACCTGGCAGCAATTGTACCCGCACCGGGGCTTCGCCAGTGAGTTTCAGCACGCTGCGGCGCAGCGCCACCAGCTGGGCGCGCGCTTCGTCGGGATCGTGCTGAATGTTAATCCATAAATTCTCGTTACTATTGAAAATATAGCGATCGGCGGTATGCAGTGGATGCACGCCGCGTGAGGCGTGCTGTAGTTCCATATCGAGGCCGCAATCGCCCTCCGTCGTCAACGCCACGCCGACGATATTCCCGGCATAAGAGATGGAAAAACGAGGAAGATGGGGGTCGCGAAATGCGGGTCTGCCATGGGCGTCGCTGATGATTTCCGGCAGTTCGCCGATGCCGTAAAGCATAAAAAGCAGCTCAGCAAGCAATGAACGCGAGGCGCGATAGCGGCTCTGTCGGTATTCGGGGAGGTTACGTGCGGATTGATGACATGCTGCCGACAAACGCGTCGATAGCGGCTCCCTGGTGTTCAGTATCCCTCTTGCGAAATGCGTTGCCATTCGTCGCTCCGTGATTAATGGTCAGAGATAAAAATTGTGAATGATATTATCGCTCACAATGACCAGGTTTTAATGCGGAAATTCCCCCTTGAGAAGGGATAATGTCTGACTTTTACAATTTCTTGCGCAACAACGTGAGGATAGCGGGGGAATTTGCCTAAAGGGTGTTGGAATATAGCTGCTTGAGGGTCTCTCTGAGCCATACGATCTTTGGATTATAGCTATTACGCTTATGCCATAGCAGGGTAAACGGCACGCGCATTTTTTCCAGCAGCTGTGGTTCCAGCGGGAGAGGACGGGAAACCAGCGGCAGGTGGTGCTGTTGGTTATAGTGCTGACAATAGCGCGGCGCAGTCGCCAGCATGGTGTGATTCGGTTGCGCAGCCATAAAGAGCGACTGCTCAAAGCCGGGCAGGGTCAGAGCAACGGTGCGCTTGTGGCCCAGGTCATGCAGCACGTCATCCAATGCCCAGGTATCGCTCTGCTCCCAGCAGATATTGATGTGTGGATAGCGCAGAAAAGCCTCCAGATCCCATTCTTCATCGAGCGCGGGGTGATCGGCGCGCAACCATACCTGCGGTAGGTCGCTAAACAGGACGTCAAAATCGATGTACCACGGCAGCAGGCTCAGCTGCTCGCGCGAACGCGGATGTGTTTCCCGCCCGCAAAAACCAATATCGACCTCGCCGCGAATGATCGCATCCAGTGAATCGTAGTCCCAGTTGCGTAAACGGATCAGCGCCTGTGGATAACGTTGATAAATTTGCTGGGAGAGGGTGTTGAACAGAATCATTAGTAGCGGCGATTCCGCCGCTAGTTCGAACTTCAGGCCGCTGGGCATGGCGTGATGCGGCTTATCAAGGATCTGATTGCCCATCTGCATCCAGTCGGTAAGATCCTGC includes these proteins:
- a CDS encoding NAD(P)H-dependent oxidoreductase; the protein is MSDTLKVVTLLGSLRKGSFNAMVARTLPGIAPAGMEISALPSIGDIPLYDADIQQEEGFPQSLQEIAKQIRAADGVVIVTPEYNYSVPGGLKNAIDWLSRLPEQPLAGKPVLIQTSSMGAIGGARCQYHLRQILVFLDAMVMNKPEFMGGVIQNKVDPQAGEVVDQSTLDHLRGQLTAFGDYIQRVKA
- the yidZ gene encoding HTH-type transcriptional regulator YidZ translates to MKKPLSSLDLNLLLCLQLLTQERSVTRTAKRMNVSPSAVSKSLAKLRAWFDDPLFVKTPLGLAPTPLMSSMEQDLTDWMQMGNQILDKPHHAMPSGLKFELAAESPLLMILFNTLSQQIYQRYPQALIRLRNWDYDSLDAIIRGEVDIGFCGRETHPRSREQLSLLPWYIDFDVLFSDLPQVWLRADHPALDEEWDLEAFLRYPHINICWEQSDTWALDDVLHDLGHKRTVALTLPGFEQSLFMAAQPNHTMLATAPRYCQHYNQQHHLPLVSRPLPLEPQLLEKMRVPFTLLWHKRNSYNPKIVWLRETLKQLYSNTL